A window of Drosophila subobscura isolate 14011-0131.10 chromosome E, UCBerk_Dsub_1.0, whole genome shotgun sequence contains these coding sequences:
- the LOC117891627 gene encoding uncharacterized protein LOC117891627: MDIESDSDTSERWEDFFGSTTELAPSLLGIYDTLTNSLAASAGVAAPTVTHETKSQVQPQAKTKTKTNSSSGESTPKRSNSSSSNSSSTSSSSTSDDQSASYSLTASSSQLAASVRAPPVVVAGLRDEPDGAQLSRLVVHRRQELGSSNSSLASSGSRRGNNIRILSANVHRIITHSDAEPVDAIDIEALQQHQQQQQSQPSPQLSQRSPTQGRYVKTNASSGGGGVGGHPPVATSTPKLKLSHIPLSKITGKLSTQGGHELVATFDASNEYVNSLTFAAAEKARKPQPATPSDDDRTPTNKSVPGTPFHFDGNPFSPRKLTLPRYESQQSIKLIEMEQLAATSAQLQHAQPATPDSPSTTPATPASPATPATVVRPKEFVCSEPLSPVVETINFDLLAQHIERLTLGDLGANEGPKAELIEAINKPLISKPLVRSSSAACASTISSSPLLTYARTKSLSAKASTLGAGVPLKLPTAEQLAELEEANKLSAESLDRLTDIKPKFAARLSELARLNNRPLSSSSICSTSSSSSSGSDQLLHGKHTATSYLASVESLAESENELGDPHHHHHHHPHHTVTMSVLERASLEIIDSERSFVEDLGQVIKGYLLDWKERACLRINELQILFANIEEIYEFNSQLLQRLINSGMEPGRIARCFIDLRDGFDVYTTYCTSYPEAISLLTKLLQATHTNSLLASTQKMLQHRLPLGSYLLKPVQRILKYHLLLDSLRKHCDVKEVAEAYAIMRQVAHNIDQVKRKQEQQSRVKELSGILDGWLGPELTVLGELRQEGLLMEQHNKPRLVLLFATMLIITKQKEDGRLQFKTYIHQNNLMLSEHLPGEPTSFYVIPFDEPRHQIKLTARNRDQKRVWTQHIKGVMLEKLDIPMRAKELVYQLGNEEDRTPDRSTWKWSLHSSSNSTPTYLERRNACRRSEIRQRNSKGKRKTVSNSTSFDSSFNESLELDQNQNQSQEQSQEQEAAKAAKPTKPLSRNNSLDDTALQKLAAAMRYRKRDASGKDETKSPSKEACKCSRQEDRPVAAEQCLCILRDQRSRSAKSQSPVFSYKALKERSKSVPRIGGFSLDEEAEQDREQEQDDDSAASLRGSKPDLSERKAKAKGFFEVKQYNHKTMPKRIATLKKQRTSSKSCSKFYMDLSEFDSSSSTILKITESSEELRHEQDIELAKEAETLNEPTSDAVGVDHEQDQYYGHQELLSPAEKSKRDAQIVLDLLKNTKEFERIYNKQQKRRESPVSPVSPLSPSLDLNRVPALPPRPPSRSPPPLELEEQAKRQVERLAEHEEPIYETLLRNVHVPYKFSPVLGRAKSAQMLKKRSKTTTGAPRPESDYVTLVYSPEGVLQRVGEEAVQRDSCSSDATCSSSSSGSTLKRDSQTTVINLCLEDQTTALYARPIPKNLMKRLLSGANGGDGHENVSNSESSLLPRALKSIDNLTLAFGRTNRPPERRVSDVSEMCRQSVLHRQGSEALGERMAHVDYADPKTLFSLMAMVSSERDSVFSLTSSSSDSMCEQQRKRSAADPLPPNFEYERQVEDSLENDFRDSAIYSDDNEKRSGDYDVRRPSSPPPPPPLGPRPSPPPKPSKEAVQELLAHQHQLKRGIVVCQSASRSWVLQQIENFNK; this comes from the exons GTAGCACCACAGAGCTGGCACCTTCGCTGCTGGGCATCTACGACACATTGACGAACAGCCTGGCCGCCAGCGCGGGCGTGGCAGCTCCCACTGTGACACACGAGACCAAGAGCCAGGTCCAGCCGCaagccaagaccaagaccaagaccaacagcagcagtggagagTCAACGCCCAAgcggagcaacagcagcagcagcaacagcagctccacatCGAGCAGCTCCACGAGCGATGATCAATCGGCCAGCTACTCGCTAACTGCCTCCAGCTCTCAGCTTGCAGCCAGCGTACGTGCACCGCCAGTGGTGGTTGCTGGGCTGCGGGACGAGCCGGATGGGGCACAGCTGAGCCGCCTGGTGGTGCATCGGCGACAggagctgggcagcagcaacagcagcctcgCCTCGAGCGGCAGCCGACGCGGCAACAATATTCGCATCCTCTCCGCCAACGTGCATCGCATCATCACGCACTCGGACGCCGAGCCAGTGGATGCCATTGACATtgaggcactgcagcagcatcagcagcagcagcagtcacaacCATCCCCGCAGCTATCCCAAAGGAGTCCCACGCAGGGACGCTACGTCAAGACAAACGCCagcagtggaggaggaggagtgggaggGCATCCTCCTGTTGCAACGTCCACGCCCAAGCTGAAACTCTCCCACATCCCCCTGTCCAAGATCACGGGCAAGCTGTCCACGCAGGGCGGACACGAACTGGTGGCCACCTTCGACGCCAGCAACGAGTACGTCAACTCCCTGACCTTTGCCGCCGCCGAGAAGGCGCgaaagccacagccagcgacGCCCTCGGACGACGACAGGACACCCACGAACAAGAGCGTGCCCGGCACCCCGTTCCACTTTGATGGTAACCCCTTCTCCCCCCGCAAACTGACGCTGCCCCGCTACGAGTCCCAGCAGAGCATCAAGCTGATCGAGATGGAGCAGCTGGCGGCCACCAGtgcccagctgcagcacgcccagccagccaccccAGACAGCCCCTCCACGACGCCCGCCACCCCCGCCTCACCCGCCACACCCGCCACCGTGGTGCGGCCCAAGGAGTTTGTGTGCAGCGAACCGCTCAGCCCCGTGGTGGAGACCATCAACTTTGACCTGTTGGCCCAGCACATCGAGCGGCTCACCCTGGGCGATCTGGGCGCCAACGAGGGGCCCAAGGCGGAGCTCATCGAGGCCATAAACAAGCCGCTGATCAGCAAGCCGCTGGTGCGAAGCTCCTCGGCCGCCTGTGCCTCGACCATCAGCAGCTCCCCGCTGCTGACCTACGCCCGCACCAAGAGCCTCAGTGCCAAGGCCTCGACACTGGGCGCTGGGGTGCCGCTGAAGCTGCCCACGGCCGagcagctggcggagctggaggaggccaaTAAGCTGTCGGCGGAGAGTTTGGATCGTCTGACCGACATCAAGCCAAAGTTTGCCGCACGCCTCAGCGAGCTGGCACGCCTCAACAATCGTCCGctgtcatcctcctccatctGCTCCACTtcgtccagctccagttcgGGCTCCGATCAGCTGCTGCACGGGAAGCACACTGCCACCTCGTATCTGGCCAGTGTGGAGAGTCTGGCGGAGAGCGAGAACGAGCTGGGGGATccccaccatcatcaccatcatcatccgcaTCACACGGTGACAATGAGTGTCCTGGAGCGTGCCAGCCTCGAGATCATTGACTCGGAGCGCAGCTTTGTCGAGGATCTGGGTCAGGTCATCAAGGG CTACCTGCTGGATTGGAAGGAGCGGGCGTGTCTGCGGATCAACGAATTGCAAATACTCTTTGCCAACATTGAAGAGATTTACGAATTCAactcgcagctgctgcagcgactaATCAACTCGGGCATGGAGCCGGGCAGAATCGCCAGATGCTTCATAGATCTGCGCGATGGCTTTGATGTGTACACAACTTATTG CACCAGCTACCCGGAAGCCATCTCGCTGCTGACCAAACTGCTGCAGGCGACGCACACCAACTCCCTGCTGGCCTCCACGCAGAAGATGTTGCAGCATCGCCTGCCCCTGGGCTCCTATCTGCTGAAGCCGGTGCAGCGCATCTTGAAGTACCATCTGCTGCTCGAC AGCCTGCGCAAACACTGCGATGTCAAGGAGGTGGCCGAGGCCTATGCCATTATGCGCCAGGTGGCGCACAACATTGACCAAGTGAAGcgcaagcaggagcagcagagccgcGTCAAGGAGCTCTCCGGCATACTGGATGGCTGGCTCGGACCGG AGCTAACCGTTTTGGGTGAACTGCGCCAGGAGGGCCTCCTAATGGAGCAGCACAACAAGCCgcggctggtgctgctcttTGCCACCATGCTGATCATCACCAAGCAGAAGGAGGACGGACGCTTGCAGTTCAAGACCTACATACAC CAAAATAATCTGATGCTGAGCGAACACTTGCCTGGGGAGCCGACCAGCTTCTATGTCATACCCTTCGATGAGCCGCGCCATCAAATCAAACTGACGGCCCGGAATCGTGACCAGAAGCGTGTGTGGACGCAGCACATTAAAGGCGTCATGCTGGAGAAGCTAGACATACCCATGCGAGCCAAGGAGCTTGTCTATCAGCTGGGCAACGAGGAAG ATCGCACGCCGGATCGCAGCACCTGGAAGTGGAGCCTTCactccagcagcaactccaCGCCCACCTATCTGGAGCGGCGCAATGCCTGTCGGCGCAGCGAGATTCGTCAGCGCAACTCCAAGGGCAAGCGCAAGACGGTGAGCAACTCCACCTCCTTCGATAGCTCCTTCAACGAGTCCCTGGAGCTGGACCAAAACCAGAATCAGAGCCAGGAGCagagccaggagcaggaggccgCAAAGGCTGCGAAACCCACGAAGCCGCTGTCCCGCAACAACAGCCTGGACGACACGGCCCTACAGAAGCTGGCAGCCGCCATGCGGTATCGCAAGCGAGATGCATCTGGCAAGGATGAGACCAAATCCCCTTCCAAGGAGGCGTGCAAGTGCAGTCGGCAAGAGGATCGGCCGGTTGCGGCGGAGCAGTGTCTGTGCATTCTGCGCGATCAACGGAGTCGCAGTGCCAAGTCGCAATCGCCAGTCTTTAGCTACAAGGCGCTCAAGGAGCGCAGCAAGTCCGTGCCACGCATCGGTGGCTTCAGCCTGGACGAAGAGGCAGAGCAGGatcgggagcaggagcaggacgaTGACAGCGCCGCCTCTTTGCGGGGCAGCAAGCCCGATCTGAGCGAGCGcaaggccaaggccaagggcTTCTTCGAGGTGAAGCAGTACAACCACAAGACCATGCCAAAGCGGATTGCCACGCTGAAGAAGCagcgcaccagcagcaagagcTGCTCCAAGTTCTACATGGATCTCAGCGAgttcgacagcagcagctccaccatcCTGAAGATAACCGAGTCCTCGGAGGAGCTGCGCCACGAGCAGGACATTGAACTGGCCAAGGAGGCGGAGACTCTGAACGAGCCCACGTCCGATGCGGTGGGGGTGGACCACGAACAGGATCAGTATTACGGCCACCAGGAGCTGCTGTCGCCGGCGGAGAAGTCCAAGCGTGATGCCCAGATTGTGCTCGATCTGCTCAAGAACACAAAGGAATTCGAGCGCATCtacaacaagcagcagaagcggcgcGAGAGTCCCGTCAGTCCCGTCAGTCCATTGTCGCCCAGTCTGGATCTCAATCGAGTGCCTGCGCTGCCGCCACGCCCGCCGTCTCGCTCGCCGCCGcccctggagctggaggagcaagCCAAGCGTCAGGTCGAGCGACTGGCCGAGCACGAGGAGCCCATCTACGAGACTCTGCTGCGCAATGTCCATGTCCCGTACAAGTTCTCCCCCGTCCTGGGACGCGCCAAGTCCGCCCAGATGCTGAAGAAGCGAAGCAAGACCACAACGGGGGCGCCGCGCCCCGAGTCGGATTATGTGACTCTGGTCTACTCGCCGGAGGGCGTGCTCCAGAGGGTGGGCGAGGAGGCAGTGCAGCGGGACAGCTGCAGCTCGGATGCcacctgctccagctcctcctccggctccaCACTGAAGCGTGACAGCCAGACGACGGTGATCAACCTTTGCCTAGAGGATCAGACGACCGCCCTATACGCCCGCCCCATACCAAAGAACCTGATGAAGCGCCTGCTGAGCGGCGCCAACGGAGGAGATGGCCACGAGAACGTGTCCAATTCGGAGAGCTCACTGCTGCCGCGTGCCCTCAAGTCTATCGATAACCTGACTCTGGCCTTTGGCCGCACCAACCGGCCGCCGGAGCGACGTGTCTCCGATGTGAGCGAGATGTGCCGCCAGAGCGTGCTGCATCGGCAGGGCAGCGAGGCATTGGGCGAGCGAATGGCCCACGTCGACTACGCGGATCCCAAAACGCTGTTCAGCCTGATGGCCATGGTCAGCTCGGAGCGGGACTCGGTCTTCTCGCtgacctcctcctccagcgacAGCATGtgcgagcagcagcgcaagcGCTCCGCGGCGGACCCGCTGCCACCCAACTTCGAGTACGAGCGGCAGGTGGAGGACAGTCTGGAGAACGACTTCCGTGACTCGGCCATCTACAGCGACGACAATGAGAAGCGCAGCGGCGACTACGACGTCAGGCGACCCAGCAgtccaccaccgccgccgccactcgGGCCACGCCCCTCCCCACCGCCGAAACCCTCAAAGGAGGCCgtgcaggagctgctggcccACCAGCATCAACTCAAAAGAGGAATTGTCGTCTGTCAGTCGGCATCGCGCAGCTGGGTCCTTCAGCAGATTGAGAACTTCAACAAGTAG